ACGTCGTTCGCCATGATGGCGTCACTGCGCGCCTGCTCATTCGGGCCATCCACGCCATCACCCAGGATGATCTCCGCCGCGCGGTCGTCGAGCGCGATGAAGAGCAGCGCGCCGTCGTCACGACCGGCCGTGCCCAGCCCCCACCGATTGAAGAGCTCCAGCGCGAAGGCGCGCGGCGGCTGGCGTCCCGTCGTGTCGACCACCACCACCGCGAGCTGGCCTTGGCCATCACGGACCAAGGCATTGCCGAGCTGGTCCACCTCCGCCAGCGTCTGCGGCGTGAGTGTCCTGGTCGTGTCCACGGACCATGCGTTGACCGCGAGCCGTGGCACTTCCTTCACGGTGACCCCCAGGGCTGGAACGCCAAGGGCCCAACAAGCCAGGAACACCCAGCACATCCCAGTGCGCATGGGTGTCGACGCTAGCCCATTCAGGCTCTACGCGCCCGTGCCCGTCGCCGCCGTCTCAACCAGCATCGGCACGAAGCCGCCGTGGGACCTGCGGCCCTCGTCATAGGGCATGCTGCCCGGGTGCATGCGCGGATCGGCCATGGCCTTCCCCCACCCGGCGTCGCGCGCCTCCTTCGACGGCCACTCAATCCAAGCGAAGACGACCTGCTCATCCGCGGTGGCCTTCACCGCGCCCTTGAAGTCAGTGACCTTCCCGTCGGGGACGTCGTCTCCCCATGCGTCGACGACGCGCATGGCGCCATGCTCCAGCAGCACCGCCGCGAGACGGGACGCGATGGCATGGTAGGCCTCCTTGTTTCCAACCGGCACCGGCACGAGGGAGCCATCGACATAGCCGGGCCTGCCCGCTCCGCCCTCATGGATGCTGGGAACGAAGCCGCCGAAGATCATCCGCTTCCCATCGAAGGGCATGTTCGCGCCCATCTCCTCCATCCTTGGGTCACGCATGGCCTTCGCGTTCGCTTCGTCGCGCACCGCCTTGCTGGGATACTCAATCCAGGAGAAGACGATGACCTCATCCGGCTCGGCCTTCACCGCGCGCCGCAGGTCGGTGACCTTGCCTTCAGGGACATCGTCCCCCCAGTTCTCAACGAAGCGCGTCGCACCAAACTCCTTGAACAGCGGCGCGGCGGCGCTAGCGGCCTGCCGGTACGCCTCCTTGTTCGCCGAGGGGACTGCGCACACGAATCCATCGATGTAGGCCATGGCAACTCTCCAGCTGGGGTACTCTTGCTTTGACAAGAAAGGTTGATATCAACATAATCACCCTTGTCAATGTCCAGAGCCGTCTCATTCGCCACGACGCTTCACGTCCGTGACCACTGCCTGTGCCTGGTGGTCCAGCAGGCCGCGCGCGCCCTGGCGCGGCGCTTCGATGAAGCCCTGCGCCCCGTGGGCCTCACGCATGGACAGTTCTCACTGCTGATGTCGCTCAATCGCCCCCAGCCGCCGTCCATCGGCCCCGTCGCGGAGCTCCTGGCGATGGACCGGACCACGCTGACAGCCAACCTGAAGCCGCTCGAAAGGCGCGGGCTGGTGAAGACCACCGTCGACCCGGCCGACCGCCGCGGGCGATTGCTGACGCTGACGGACGCAGGGCTCCAACTCCTTCAATCCGCGCTGCCCCACTGGGAGAGGATGAACGAGGAGACGGAGCAACTGCTGGCGCAAACCGATGTCGACGCCCTTCGGGCTGGGCTGCGGGCGCTCTCCTGAGTCCTCTTCCAGCCTCCGGAACGATGATGCGCCCGGAGGCAGCGGCTCCAGACTCGTTCGCCTGCGCCAGGGTGCCCTGGCGCCGGCAGCGTGCGCCGCACGTTCTGCTATAGGGGGCCCGTGAGCATCGCGACCCACGAAGAAGGCCCGCTGCGAGGACCGAGCTTCTTTTTCAGCCGCACGGCGCTCCGCGCGCTCGCGCTGGCCCATCGCGCCAGCTACGGCGCGGCGCGGCCTCACCCCCACGCCGTCATCGATGGCTTCCTGGGGAAGCCGCTTGCGTCCGAACTGGCGGGGGTCTTCCCGGGCGCGACCGAGGCGAATTGGAAGCGACGCGACCACCCCGAACAGGCGGCTCGACTGGGACAGCTTCAGCGCAAGGCATTCGAAGACGTCCCCGGAGCGCTCCGGCACCTGCTTTCGGAGTTCTCCGGCATGGCGTTCATCGACTTCCTGGAGTCACTCACCGGGGTGCAAGGGCTCATCCCGGATCCGCATTTCCGAGGCGCCGGGCTGCACCTCACGTTGCGTGGGGGGCATCTGGCGCTGCACGCCGACTTCAACCGCGATCGCTTCCGCGCGCTCTCCCGCCGGCTCACCGTCCTCTACTACCTGAACCCCGGCTGGGAACCCGCCTGGGGAGGGGACCTCGAGCTGTGGAGCGCGGACCTCTCCCAGTGCGAGACGCGAATCGCCCCCCTCCTGGATCGCCTGGTTGTGATGGCCCACGGCGACGACCACTGGCACGGACACCCCACCGCGCTGGCGTGTCCCGAGGGACGAGGGCGCGCCGCGGTCGCGGCCTACTTCTACACCGCGGAGGAAGCCCCCAACGCGCCGGAGCCCCACAGCGCTATCTGGGCACCACCGCGCTCGTAGCTGGCACCTCATTCGCGGTACGGCGCTCGCCCGCGCTGGCGCCAGCCCTCAAGCCGTGGGAGCCACGGCCTTCCCCGCGGCTTCCGGATGCGTGAATCGGTCCTTGAGACGCAGCAAGGGCTTCTCGAAGAAGCGCCACGAAACGAGCGTGAGCGCCAGCAGCACCGCGTACTCGAACAGGATGCCCACCGCGGTAGCGACAAACGTCGAAGGAATGAAGCGGTAGAACAGCGGCCGCGTGTAATGGCCGCCGGCGGGGATGACGAGCGCATGGAACAGGTAGAGCCCGTAGCTCACCTGCCCGACGAAGCGCAGGGGCCGCCATTGCAACACAGCCTGGAGCACCCGCGCGCGCCCGGAGAGCACCCACCCCAGCAGGCTGGCGAAGCCCACCGCCCAAAGCGTGTACAGGCCCGCAACCAGCAGCACGCGGACCTGCGGGCCGCCCGGCCCCGTAAGCGCCGTTGCCATGTGAATGGCGGCGCCCTGGCCGAAGAAGACGAGGGACAACCCGCAGGCCACGAGCAACGCGGGCACCGCGAGCCGCGCGCCCCACCGTGACAGGCCGTCCGCCGTGGCGCGGCCATCCACCACGCCCAGCGCCAACAATCCACCGAGCGCCAATCCATCCAGACGGAACAGCGTGAAGGTGTAGACCTGGATGGGCGCCGCGCCCTCCCACAGGGCCGCGAGGCGCGCCACGGGGGACAGCAGCACGCACGCCCACAGGAGCGCGCGGAGCTGCCCGTTCCGGAGGAAGAACACGAGCAGCGGCCACACCAGGTAGAACTGCTCCTCGATGGCCAGGGACCACGTCACGTTGATGGGCGCGGGACCGAAGTCCGTCATCCAAAGGTTCTGGAGGTACAGCGCGTAGGTCACCCAGGGATAGCGCTGGGTATCGAAGGCCAGGGCCGGCAGCAGCCGCCCCATGACGCCAAAGGAGAAGGCCAGCACCAGGAAGTACAGGGGCCAGATGCGCAGCGCCCGCCGCGCGTAGAAGGTACGGAAGTAGCCTCCACGCTCACGCGTCTGCACGAGGATGCGCGTAATCAGGAAGCCAGAGAGGACGAAGAAGAGGTCCACGCCCGCCCAGCCCACCTGGAAGAGTGAGCCCAGCGACGCGCTGCGCAGCCCTGTCAGTGAGTGATAGGCAACCACCATCAGCACCGCCACGCCGCGCAGCCCGTCCAACGCGGGAAGGTACTCCGGCAGGTGCAGCGGCTCCGAGGGTTCGGTCGTCATCTCGGGGCGGACCATAGCCGGAAACGGTGGAGGCGCCCCACCGAGCCTTTCAGGACCTGTTCACCGAGGAAAATCCTCGCACGTCGCGGCAGGCAAGCACGTCAGGCCATGACCTTGCAGTCGTCGTGGCACTTCCCATATGAAGCGCGCGCTCATGCTCCGATTCGTGGCAATCATTGCCCTCCTGACCACCACTCCTACGCTCGCGAACGAAGAGGCGGAAAGCCCCGCCCCCATCGCCGAGAGCGGCCCAACCCTCAGCCGAGAAGAAGCGCTGGAGCAATATGAGCTCCGGCACATCGGGTTCGATGAATACATCGCCGTGACGCTGTCGTATTCGCCACTGGCCGTCAGGAGCCCGCCGAGCCGATGGACCGTCCCGTATGAGGGGAAATACAAGAAGCCACTGGAGGGCGAGGCGTTCTATCAGAAGCTCGGCCGAGACGACCTCGTTGCGGAGTATCAGTCGAGAAGCGCCACCAAGCTCGCCCTGAAGATCGTCGGGGGAGTCGTGATGGTTGGCGGGCTCGTCTACGGCATCGCCACACCAGGCGCTCAGTCCGAAGACTGCGAGCTCGGCCCCGACTTCTCGGCCTGCATCGACCGCAACTTCGCGGCTGGCGACCGGAAGCGGAACATGTTCCTCGTGGGAATGGGCGTGAGCCTGGTGGGAGCAGGGTTGCTGGGGTGGGGCATCTTCTACAACCCCCATCCCATCGCCTCCAGCGAGGCCCGCGAACTGGCGGATGGCCACAACAAACGCCTTCGCCAGGAATTGGGCCTGTCGGATGTCCCCGCGCCAGCCCCAGGCCCACGAAAGCGGCCATACGTCATCCAGGCCCGCCTGACGCCTGTCTTCGGCCCGAACTCCGGGGGACTGCTGGTGGACGGGCGCTTCTGATTCCCGGCCGCGATGTCAGGAAGCGTGCCCAGGCCGGGTCGGGGCGCCTCACGCATGGCTCGCCGGAGCCCGTCTCCCCGGCGGCCGTGCTCCCCCTCAAGTCGTGGCCCGCGCGGCCAGCGTGATGACCGTGCAGGCCTGAAAGGACGCCCTGGATGCCCTCCGCCCCGAACGATGCCCCCCAGCTTGTCGAGCTCGCCGGCAACCACGGACTGAAGCTCAAACCCGACACCCTGTCGGTCAACGAGGCCGGACTGGACTATCGCGTCGTGATGGCGCGCGACGTCGAAGACACTCCGTGGGTCCTCCGCATCCCCCGGCGTGAAGACGTCTCCGCGAAGCTCCCGGACGAGAAGAAGATTCTCGACTTCATCGGTCCTCGGCTCGGCGTGGCGGTGCCCAGGTGGCAGGTCGCCCACCGGGACCTCATCGCCTATCCGGCGCTACCGGGCAGGCCCGGGCTGACGCTGGACCCCGCCTCGGGTGAGCCCGTGTGGCACTTCGACCGCGAGTCCCCCGTCTATGCCCGCCAGTTCGGCCAGCTCCTGGCCCGGATGCATGCCATCGACGTCGAGGATGCCCGGCGAGCGGGCCTCATCGTCGAGACGCCCGACCAGGTCCGCGCCAACTGGGCCTCCGACATCGCCCGCATCAAGCAGGCCTTCGACGTGGCGCCCGCCCTCCTCCAGCGTTGGGAGCGCTGGTTGGGCGACGACTCCTACTGGCCCCGCTTCGTCACGCTGACGCATGGGGAGATGTACCCCGCCCATGTCCTGCTGGCGCCGGACGACACCATCACCGGCGTCCTCGATTGGACGACCGCGAAGGTAGGAGACCCGGCGCGCGACTTCGTCTTCCAGAAGATGCTCGGCGTGGACGCCGTGTTCGAGGCCACC
Above is a window of Myxococcus virescens DNA encoding:
- a CDS encoding macrolide 2'-phosphotransferase, with the protein product MPSAPNDAPQLVELAGNHGLKLKPDTLSVNEAGLDYRVVMARDVEDTPWVLRIPRREDVSAKLPDEKKILDFIGPRLGVAVPRWQVAHRDLIAYPALPGRPGLTLDPASGEPVWHFDRESPVYARQFGQLLARMHAIDVEDARRAGLIVETPDQVRANWASDIARIKQAFDVAPALLQRWERWLGDDSYWPRFVTLTHGEMYPAHVLLAPDDTITGVLDWTTAKVGDPARDFVFQKMLGVDAVFEATVDAYVKAGGQVPDRLGDHCVELLAASPAGYALFALTTGLPEHRAAAQAQLNPKAAM
- a CDS encoding MarR family winged helix-turn-helix transcriptional regulator, which produces MSRAVSFATTLHVRDHCLCLVVQQAARALARRFDEALRPVGLTHGQFSLLMSLNRPQPPSIGPVAELLAMDRTTLTANLKPLERRGLVKTTVDPADRRGRLLTLTDAGLQLLQSALPHWERMNEETEQLLAQTDVDALRAGLRALS
- a CDS encoding DUF1428 domain-containing protein gives rise to the protein MAYIDGFVCAVPSANKEAYRQAASAAAPLFKEFGATRFVENWGDDVPEGKVTDLRRAVKAEPDEVIVFSWIEYPSKAVRDEANAKAMRDPRMEEMGANMPFDGKRMIFGGFVPSIHEGGAGRPGYVDGSLVPVPVGNKEAYHAIASRLAAVLLEHGAMRVVDAWGDDVPDGKVTDFKGAVKATADEQVVFAWIEWPSKEARDAGWGKAMADPRMHPGSMPYDEGRRSHGGFVPMLVETAATGTGA
- a CDS encoding acyltransferase family protein gives rise to the protein MTTEPSEPLHLPEYLPALDGLRGVAVLMVVAYHSLTGLRSASLGSLFQVGWAGVDLFFVLSGFLITRILVQTRERGGYFRTFYARRALRIWPLYFLVLAFSFGVMGRLLPALAFDTQRYPWVTYALYLQNLWMTDFGPAPINVTWSLAIEEQFYLVWPLLVFFLRNGQLRALLWACVLLSPVARLAALWEGAAPIQVYTFTLFRLDGLALGGLLALGVVDGRATADGLSRWGARLAVPALLVACGLSLVFFGQGAAIHMATALTGPGGPQVRVLLVAGLYTLWAVGFASLLGWVLSGRARVLQAVLQWRPLRFVGQVSYGLYLFHALVIPAGGHYTRPLFYRFIPSTFVATAVGILFEYAVLLALTLVSWRFFEKPLLRLKDRFTHPEAAGKAVAPTA
- a CDS encoding 2OG-Fe(II) oxygenase, whose translation is MSIATHEEGPLRGPSFFFSRTALRALALAHRASYGAARPHPHAVIDGFLGKPLASELAGVFPGATEANWKRRDHPEQAARLGQLQRKAFEDVPGALRHLLSEFSGMAFIDFLESLTGVQGLIPDPHFRGAGLHLTLRGGHLALHADFNRDRFRALSRRLTVLYYLNPGWEPAWGGDLELWSADLSQCETRIAPLLDRLVVMAHGDDHWHGHPTALACPEGRGRAAVAAYFYTAEEAPNAPEPHSAIWAPPRS